A single genomic interval of Sulfurospirillum tamanense harbors:
- a CDS encoding AI-2E family transporter, whose translation MRREPLVLAAMLGVAVYATFVLFQGYLGSLIIAMVLTTATHSFYAKVDKKIKRPVVSAVAVLLMMMVVLFVPLGYLVFKSVALASQIDLGLVQARVVEVAKLGEELLEKTPGIQERVIGFYTNLDLASISRTIFGYVGLITAKSATFVKDTLFIILFYFFLLIYGKEMVRFVFKTVPLSQANTDTLIKETSITVRSLFYSLFITAFLQGALFGVIVFFYGLDALYLGLLYGIASMIPVVGGMLVWIPVGVYAYLSLSTTAAVVIALYSALVLGTLVDNFARPVVVSWVNKHLLGQTRGMNEVLVFFAMIAGIGMFGFFGIILGPTIVAMLLSLMRLVQLYQAE comes from the coding sequence ATGCGTCGTGAACCTCTTGTGTTGGCTGCTATGCTTGGCGTGGCGGTGTATGCTACCTTTGTGCTGTTTCAAGGGTATTTGGGGAGCTTGATTATCGCCATGGTGCTCACCACGGCTACGCACAGTTTTTATGCCAAGGTAGATAAAAAAATTAAAAGACCTGTTGTTAGTGCGGTCGCAGTGTTGTTGATGATGATGGTTGTGTTGTTTGTGCCATTAGGGTATTTGGTCTTTAAAAGTGTGGCATTGGCGTCACAGATTGACCTTGGATTGGTGCAAGCGCGTGTGGTGGAAGTAGCTAAACTTGGCGAGGAACTTTTGGAAAAAACCCCAGGAATTCAAGAGCGCGTCATTGGGTTTTACACCAACCTTGACCTTGCTTCCATTAGCCGCACTATTTTTGGCTACGTGGGACTCATTACTGCCAAAAGTGCTACCTTCGTAAAAGACACACTGTTTATCATTTTATTTTACTTTTTTCTGTTGATTTATGGCAAAGAGATGGTGCGTTTTGTCTTTAAAACAGTACCTTTGTCTCAGGCCAATACAGACACTCTCATTAAAGAAACCTCTATCACTGTACGATCGCTTTTTTATTCGCTTTTCATCACCGCTTTTTTGCAAGGGGCGCTCTTTGGGGTTATTGTCTTTTTTTATGGACTTGATGCGCTGTATTTAGGACTTTTGTATGGGATTGCTTCTATGATTCCTGTGGTGGGTGGGATGCTCGTGTGGATTCCTGTGGGGGTGTACGCTTACCTTAGCCTTTCCACAACCGCCGCTGTGGTTATTGCGCTGTATTCGGCTTTGGTGCTTGGGACGTTGGTAGATAACTTTGCCCGTCCTGTGGTGGTAAGTTGGGTAAACAAACATTTACTTGGACAGACGCGTGGTATGAACGAAGTGCTTGTGTTTTTTGCCATGATTGCAGGGATTGGGATGTTTGGATTTTTTGGTATCATTTTGGGGCCAACCATTGTGGCGATGTTGCTCTCGCTCATGCGATTGGTGCAATTGTATCAAGCAGAATAG
- the trxC gene encoding thioredoxin TrxC translates to MRVMCPYCFSLNNVPQKEHYTKANCGKCQESLLYAGVLELFSENFDEVVENSQIPVVVDFWAPWCGPCKAMGPEFAKAAAHFPLKALFAKVNTQEEQWLAQRFDVRSIPTLIVFKEGKELYRMSGALKEAAIVSLTQGFIG, encoded by the coding sequence ATGCGTGTGATGTGTCCCTATTGTTTTAGTCTCAATAACGTCCCTCAAAAAGAACACTATACCAAAGCAAATTGTGGCAAATGCCAAGAGTCACTGCTGTATGCGGGAGTGTTAGAACTGTTTTCAGAAAATTTTGATGAGGTGGTAGAAAACTCTCAAATCCCTGTAGTGGTAGATTTTTGGGCGCCGTGGTGTGGGCCGTGTAAAGCCATGGGGCCAGAGTTTGCCAAAGCCGCCGCCCACTTTCCTCTCAAAGCCTTATTTGCCAAAGTCAATACCCAAGAAGAGCAGTGGCTAGCCCAACGCTTTGACGTGCGCTCCATCCCAACGCTCATTGTTTTTAAAGAAGGCAAAGAGCTTTACCGCATGTCAGGAGCACTCAAAGAAGCCGCGATTGTGAGCCTCACGCAAGGGTTTATCGGCTAA